The sequence AACCGTGCATTTTGCCATATAGATTCTAAAAGTTACATAAATTGTATTAACATTTTCCGCAATCTCTTGATAAATAGCTAGATTTGGTATATTTTAATCTCATAGGAGGCTGAATGTATGGACTATTTAGTTGTATATACAAGTAATACTGGAAATACCCAGAAGGTTGCCATGAAAATTTTTAAAACCCTTCCTGGAAAATCCAAGGATATTGTCAGTCTGGAGGAACTTCATGGAGAAGAAGCGGATACGTATTTTGTAGGTTTCTGGAATAACCGGGGAACCTGTAAAACGGAAGTGCTTGACTTTCTTTCGGATCTCCACGGCAAACGGGTTGCTTTGTTTGGAACCTGCGGGCTTTCCGGAAATAAAGAATATTATAAACAGGTGGAAAAGCAGGTGGCTGTATTCCTTCCTGATGATAATGAATATCTTGGCTGTTTTATGTGCGGAGGAAAGATGGCTCCCCAGATTTTAGAAAAGTACAGGCAAATGCAGGCGATTCACGACACTCCTCAGATCAGAGCCATGATATCCGCATATGAGGATGGGATGCTGCATCCCAATGAACAGGATTTTAAGGACGCGGAAGAATTTGTAAAATCGGTTCTTAAGGAGTAACAAAAGAAAAGGAGGAGAATTATGGGTTTGAAAGATGATAATACACAAAATAAGCAGAAAAAACCGTTTATTTTTTATTATGTAATCGTTTTATTAGTAATGATATTGTTTAATGCATTGACGGTTCCATGGATTCAGTCCAAATCCGTGACTGAGGTTCCCTACAGCACGTTTCTGGAGATGGTAGACCAGGGGAAAGTTCAGGCAGTTGCAAAGACAGAAACAGAGATCCAGTTTAAATCAGATACCGGAAAGAAGGACTGGGAAGGCAAGCCTGTGTACGATGTATATAAGACCGGACTGTGGCCGGATGATACACTTACCGAAAGGCTGATAGCCCATGACGTTTCTTTTGAAAAGGCGATTGTAGAGCAGATGTCCCCCTTGCTTTCCATTTTGCTTACCTGGATCATTCCCATTTTGATCTTTGTGTTTCTGGGGAATTTTCTATCCGGGCAGATACAAAAAAAGATGGGCGGCGGCAATGCCATGAGCTTTGGAAAATCCAATCCGAAGATCTATGCGGAATCCGAGACAGGAAAAACATTTCGGGATGTGGCCGGCCAGGAGGAGGCAAAGGAAGCTTTAACGGAGATTGTGGATTTTCTTCATAACCCCCAGAAGTATGCGGATATCGGTGCATCCCTTCCCAAAGGTGCCCTGCTAGTAGGCCCTCCCGGAACCGGTAAGACACTCCTTGCCAGGGCGGTAGCAGGTGAAGCACATGTGCCGTTTTTCTCCATATCTGGTTCTGAATTCGTGGAAATGTTTGTGGGTATGGGTGCGGCAAAGGTCAGGGACTTATTTAAGCAGGCCACTGAAAAGGCCCCCTGTATCGTATTCATCGATGAAATTGATACCATAGGCAAGAAACGTGACGGTGGCGGCTTCACCGGAAACGACGAACGGGAACAGACCTTAAACCAGCTCTTGGCTGAGATGGATGGATTTGACGGAAGAAAAGGCGTTGTCATATTGGCAGCCACCAACCGTCCGGATTCCCTTGATAAAGCTCTTTTAAGGCCGGGCCGTTTTGACCGCAGGATCCCTGTGGAGCTTCCTGATCTTAATGGCAGGGAGGCCATATTAAAGGTTCA is a genomic window of Lacrimispora sphenoides containing:
- the ftsH gene encoding ATP-dependent zinc metalloprotease FtsH; its protein translation is MGLKDDNTQNKQKKPFIFYYVIVLLVMILFNALTVPWIQSKSVTEVPYSTFLEMVDQGKVQAVAKTETEIQFKSDTGKKDWEGKPVYDVYKTGLWPDDTLTERLIAHDVSFEKAIVEQMSPLLSILLTWIIPILIFVFLGNFLSGQIQKKMGGGNAMSFGKSNPKIYAESETGKTFRDVAGQEEAKEALTEIVDFLHNPQKYADIGASLPKGALLVGPPGTGKTLLARAVAGEAHVPFFSISGSEFVEMFVGMGAAKVRDLFKQATEKAPCIVFIDEIDTIGKKRDGGGFTGNDEREQTLNQLLAEMDGFDGRKGVVILAATNRPDSLDKALLRPGRFDRRIPVELPDLNGREAILKVHGKNVKLSDDVDFHGIALATAGSSGAELANIVNEAALRAVRMGRKTVTQRDLEESVEVVIAGYQKKDASVNSKERKIIAYHEVGHALVAACQNHSAPVHKITIIPRTSGALGYTMQVDEEERHLLTKEAALSKIATFTGGRAAEELIFDTVTSGASNDIEQATRIARAMVTRYGMSDEFDMVALETVTNQYLGGDTTLACSPETAKQIDDTVIRIVKEQHQKAFNILKENVTKLHEIAEYLLERETITGEEFMRIAGFETAGTQES
- the bilS gene encoding flavodoxin family protein BilS: MDYLVVYTSNTGNTQKVAMKIFKTLPGKSKDIVSLEELHGEEADTYFVGFWNNRGTCKTEVLDFLSDLHGKRVALFGTCGLSGNKEYYKQVEKQVAVFLPDDNEYLGCFMCGGKMAPQILEKYRQMQAIHDTPQIRAMISAYEDGMLHPNEQDFKDAEEFVKSVLKE